tcccgccttgccagcccatgtgtcgaagtgtcctaggggaagacactgaaccccaccttgcttcTAGTGGAAGGTTGGTAACAGTGTTCGGCTCGCCGTTTACGCCGTTTACCATTTAATAgctgaataattttttttatttacaatgacTGAAACTaagaaagaacatgttaagaaaatgtttaagaaaagggttaaaacaagtaaaaaaatgataaaagtgtaGGTTAAATGTCTAATCTTTGACAAAAAACAGAGATAATACCTTTACAATTAaatttacagttaaaaaaagtttcctgTCAACAATTTTACCGTAACAAAAAGAGCTGCGtcatcctgctggttttcaaATGTCCCTGCCCTGCCTGCTgttgatcacctggatcagatAAGTTTGACTAATAAGGGGATGTTAAAGTAGAGGTAACTGGACATTTACAAGGAGGTTAGCAGACCTGATAGTCCAAGGTTTGATCTGAGCTCTGCCATCGACTTCAACAGCAAAACTGATTCAGTCAAGGTTGAAGTAATCAATTAAATACCAAAGTCTTTACAAGTACAGCAAAAAACTGGAAATTTAAGGTCAAATATATAAAAGCCCTTTACATTTTACCCTTTCAAAGTCATTGAGGAATCAGCAAACCAGATgagaaaaagctctttttttgatGGTAACCTGACATGTGATTTACATGAACAATTCCTGATCATTACCTATAATGTAATTTGtaactttttactttgtaacttttttttgtggtaacAATAGACAATAAACACTTATTTTTGATACTTAATCTGGGTATTTTATAATGATTTCTGAAATAATGTGGTCTACTTACGTAGTTATTATTAAtatgtaataattttttattgatctgtatttctgttgttaaagtataaataactgaACCAGATAATTATAATTTATGTAACAAAAAAGAAGTTGAGTAAAGTATAACGGGGTAGAATTATACAAGTTTGCTTCCTCTCACTCGCTTTCCAGCAATTAATTAGACTCCTTTgacaaactaaatatttaatggTTTTAATCTGTCACACTTATGTGTGCATAAGATCTCATttctatttatgattaagagtTACTATAATTGAATTATTAACAAGTGTAAGTGGATGTATGCATTTTCCAATGAATTCAGGACCAACTATCTTAagtttgatatatatatatatatatatatatatatatatatatatatatatatatatatatatatatatatatatatgatgtatatttttgtacatatttctgttgttgtcttgtttggttttactttcggattgattgcttgaaataaaccatttccaagtTCAAACCTGATTAACGAGTTTTCTTGAACGCATCTTGTCGCTACTCTGACGTCAGAGGGGTTGACGGAAGTGATGTTGTTAATCCGTTTAGGTGATGATGCACAAAAATGTCTCGGGCTTCTGCAGAACCGACGCAACGATGAACAGGTAGAAGTCCAGCGGGATTTTGGCGAATCTCTGAGTCCGCAGAGAGATGGACCCGACCGGGAAGAGCGACGGGGACTGGCCGGGGCTGCTGAACGAGGTGAGAAGACCTGAAAGCTGCTGCTAATAACGCACCTGACGTTCATTATCTGCCTGATCATGTGATGTTTCATTTATCTTAGAAAATAAACGTCTCACATTTATATATGACAAGGCCGATAAATATAAGATAAAAACCTGCAATTAAACCATTGATGACGCAGATTTTGTAAATCTGTACCAGGaagcaaataaatattttctttatgtgaACAAAAAGCCACGCATATTTCCCGCACTGCGTGTTACGTGTCCATGTATTACAGTCTTTGGTTGCTCGTGTGttatttatttcccttttaGACTCAATATTTTGTCTGCTGGAATTATAGTAACTAAAATGCGGTTTTCAAAATGccttttttctgtagcccctccTTCGTTTCTCAGGTGGTTGTCCTGCTAGAAGATCCGGCCACGTCTTATCCTCAATGCTCCATTAGGTTTTTGCCCAAAATCTCCCCATATATGACCATTCATTCTGTCATCAGCTGTCCTGTCCCTTTTTATagaaaagcagccccaaaccatgatggttccacccccatgcttcacagtaggCACGTTTTTGGGATGCAACCATTGACCAGCAAAATCTAGTCAATTCGGTCACAATTTTTCCGTGATACAGACGGTGCtctttggagccagacgacaacagTAATAGTGATTGgaccgagtcggtctgagtcaacgtttctatggcaactactgtcgccattCAGGAGTGAGCTTTTGGAAGGGCtgaaagcagtttgaaaaatagaGGTGGGGGGAAGTGGGGATCGCATGCTTTTCAtggggcatctgattggccaagttataacttgaataacttgcaataaataaataaatctgaccGCGGTACATTCTCCTAATCCTCCCCTGGATCAGCCAGATGGTCTCTGGTCTTCAGACAGGCCTGGACATGGATTCAGCGGGTTGTGGTTGGTTTCCTCAGTGTTCCAAAGATCATTTGTACCCCATGCACGAGATCTTTCATGGAGAACCAAGTGGAGGGAGATTGCCAGGGatcttgtatttttttgcatgttcatgctccaacagttgatctcttctcaTCAAGCTGCTTTCTAGTTTTGTAGATTGGTTCATTCCAGTCCCTGATGTCAttcgacagctctttggtcttggtggagaggttgcagtcAGACTATTTTTAAGGGTGTGAACAGTTGTATTTTAtgcagataaccagttcaaacaggtgacaatAATACAGGAAATGAGTCGAGGCTAGAAGAACTTGTTGAAAGAGTAAGAGATCTGTGAGGGACAGAATTCTTGTCTGTTTGTAGGGGATAAATACTTGTTTCTGCAacatattacagtaaaaaaatgtaattttaaagattttttttttttttacgttctCTCACACTCTTACAATTAAAATGTTTCTATGACAATCATTACAGACCTCTGTGGGTTTTTTAAGGCTAAAACACAATTGCTGCCAAATACTTTTTGCTCTACTgtgtgtataaataaataaatatatttcttcttctcttatctggagttttaattaaatttcttacattaatgaaacatttgacttttttttagaattattgGCAGAGGGAATTATAAATGTCTCAtccaaaaagttaaaaattgatttttttccccccccccaactaATTTGCAAAAgggttaatttttttatttaacccttttgcAAATTAGTTggaaagaaaatcaattttttacATAGAAGCAAATTGCAGCCCAAAAGCAAAACAGAGTCGTTGAGATATGTATACACATTTAGATCtaattcaaaatgtaaaatgtataaGGCAGAAAAAACGAGCAGTTTCCAAAATGAGGAAAGAATCAACTACACAGAAGTCTAGTAGTTCTTAGACAAACAAGATGAATTCCCCTGAATATTTAGGTCAGTATTTAACAGTGCTTGGTTGTCAGATTGTCAGTTTGCAAACACAGCAATACTAATCCATCATTTGCACATCTTGTGTCCAGTTCATAGTTTGCAAGCAAAAGCTGGAGAGTAAGAAGGAAGCTCTGTTGATTCTGTCCAAAGAGCTGGACACCTGTCAGCAGGAGAGGGATCAGTACAAGCTGATGGCCAACCAGCTGCGGGAACGGCACCAGGCACTCAAGAAGAAGTACAGAGAACTCATTGTGAGCTCAGGTTTTACTAAAGAGCCAAAAGAAGAGCAAAAAAACATCCCAACGATCACTGATTGTGTAATGAAgtcttaaaaatgtctttttgtttgacCAACAGGATGGAGATCTGTCTCTTCCCCCCGAGAAAAGGAATCAAGTAAGTCCTCAGACTGTTTGACCTTGTTGACCTTGCCTGTCTTTAGGAGGAACAACTAAAGCATTTCTAGAAGATGAGACGATGCAGATGACAGTTGGAGGTGGAGgacctgtttgtttgtgttttttgtttgcaacaaaacacagtaaagctGAGATTATTTTCTGTTCAGTTTGTAATTTTAGGTCAAGAAGAAGGGAATTAATGAAGCCACAGATGATTTTTAAAGCCAATTTGTCATTTTCTGCCCAGGTAAACCTAGCTCAGCTGTTGAGAGACTCCAGAGAAAAGAGTGGGCAGCTTtctgaggaggtgaaggagctCAAGCAGCGACTGGCAGAAGCTCTGGGGGACAATAAggtaaaatgtcaaactgtCCAGCACAATCACTGGAAATCTGCTTTGTTAATGTCATCACACCCCTGTGAGGGAACCAACGGAAGACAGAACAAAGCAGTGGAGGCTTCTGATTGTGTTACTGTCTGGCCCTGCAGCTTCTGAGAATGACCATCACCAAACAGAGGCTGGGGGACGAGGAGATCGGCACTCGCCACTTTCCTGCACACGAAAGAGAAGGTCTGGTTAAACAGCTGGAACGAGCCAGAGAGGAGGTGAGGAGCGGCATCTTCATCTCAGCGATTAGGTTGACATTCTCCAAATGTGGTGGgaaatgttttcctttcaaTTTTTGGTGAGATGAGATGAGCAGACCTGGCAATGCCACCCATCTAAACTGAGTTTGGTTTGATTCAAGCAGGTTAGAAGTCAACGTTATAGTAAAAAAGGAGAAGAGTAGTTAGAAGTGAAGTTACCACAACATAAACGGAAATTAGAGTAAATACTCAAAAACTGCTATTAGAAATCAGATTAAAATGGTTGAATTGATACATATTCAGCCTAAGTGAATGCAGAACTGTTTTGAGCTGGAGAACAATTATCCTCCAAAATGTTCTTTACCTGCACATGGATTTATCCCTGTAGTTAATCTGAACACACAAATGTTCCTTTCTACCAAAACTACCACATTCACTGCTGGCATGGATGATTTACCTGCATGACTGCTGCAGTTACATCACCAGAACCCCGTTAGTGTGACTCTTAGATTATAAGTGTTGTCTATTATTAATCACATTACAGCAAAATATGTAACTGAAAACACGTGCGACATAGTAGGTCTCCTTTAGgcccaacatgtttttttaaccctgcATAAAGTTACTCTAAACTCTGTAAACACACACTGAGGTCATGAAAAATCGATATCGCTCAAAGGTCAGACGAAGCAAATGGTTGGTTTTTATCacgaaaacaaaacttttatgaTTACAGAAACACCCGATGATTGTTAAATCCTCAGATTTGATGTAGAAGTTGaagtaaaaaaactgtttaggtAGAGATCTCTCAAACTTTCTAATGGcctttagaacaaaatgtgccTGTGGTAAAAGAGTCCTTGAGTTTCTGTCCTGAATCTTTGAGCGGGAAGACTTCAATATATCATGTGCTGGCAGTGTAAAAGGTGCTGCTTGTTTTCTGCAGAATGAGGTTCTGGAGCACAGCGTGAAGTCGCTCACAGATGAGCTGCAGGACGTTCGAGCCGAGCGGGACGTGTTTCAGCAGAAAGCTCACCGGCTCAACATGGAAATGAACCACATAATGGGAAACAGCGATGTGCGGATCCTGGACATAGATGCACTCTGCATGGAGAACAGGTTTGCTTTTTGATTAGAACATTTGAACATGAGTTCAAATACGATGAAATGCTGTTTGAACAGTTTCGAATCTATGaatttattattcttattattttcACTGTCTTTAAATATCTGATTTTAAAGTCGATTGTTTGTTAAAAACGTGATTAAAATCTGTTCCAGATATTTGCACGAGAGGATTAATCAGTTTCAAGAAGAGGTCAACCTGCTCAAAGCAAACCTAACGAAGTACAAGGTActtaaacttttgtttgtttttctactttttgaataaaacactATGTTAAAATACTGATACTTGTTTCCAGAGCGCATTGGAGAGCAGGAAGATTTCAAAAATCAATGGCAGGCCAAACAGCAGTGCTTTAACTGGAGTGCTTTCAGCTAAACAGGGTCAGGAGGagactgacttttttttaatcattatgtGATTGATAGTTTTAGATGGCAGTGATTTCTAACAGTTATGATGTGAATGCAGTGAAGGAACTGTTACTGTCTGAGGAAAACGGCTGCAGCTTGCCGGTGACTCCTCAGTCCATCTCCGACCTAAAGTCTCTGGCCACAGCTCTCCTGGAAACGATACACGAGAAGAACATGGTGATCCAGCACCAGCGCCAGATAAACAAGTAACCATCCTTCGCTGACTTTACTTACTCATCCTGGTTCAAGTTCATTTCAATAATTCCCTGGCATCTGCTTCTTTTTTGTCATCAGGGTTCTTGGAAACCGAGTTGCAGAGTTGGAGATGAAACTGAAAACAATAGAAATTTCTGGGCTTTGGAGACTTCCAGGTGGAAATCAGtcttttaagcttttaaaatgttcagcattTACATTATACTAATCTGGGGTTTGTGTGCTTTTCTGGCTTTTCTCAATGCTACCCGGAGGCCTGTCTTATAATGTGTCTTTAGGAGTATGTGAAAGTATGTTTCTCCCAAAATGGTGTCATTTATCTAATGAAACTAaggttttcctgtttgttttcactCTTCTGTAGCtctattttgtttaaatcatgTTTTGTGATTATAGGAGGAAGAGATGGCTCCTCCGTGAACTCTGGGAGAGTTGAATCATGTGTTTCTCCTGGACATAAAGGTAAAAACCTCTACAAGTTTGCAAGCTGTGAATTTCTGATGTATTTGAACACCAGATGGATGCAGACTTTAATGATCCCTATGGAGATTACCAGCCGTCTTTACTATCTTTGCAGGTGATGAAGTTTGTAACGATGAGCCCGCCTCGCAGCACAGCTCTGAAGCTCTGGAGGATGTCTGTGAAACTGAAGCTGAGTCAGCTTTTCAGGCTAGCACACAACCCGTGACCAGGACCGAAGTATCACGCCAGAGAGCTTCGCAGTCGTCACCTGAAGAAGAAGCAACTGCTCCCCCGTGTGACGTGCCACAAGGTGAAGACCGTCATGAAAATGACCCATCGCGAGAAAAAACTGATTTGATGGTTTcagcaacaaaaacagaacGTCAAAGTGATTCGAGCGGGAGCGAGTCCCATCTACCACCAGATACCAGACCACTGTCAGAGGACTCGGAACCAGTGGGAGTGGGGCATGCAGATCccacaggagcagaggaaactGTGGAGTCTTTAATAACAAAcgaaaacatttctgttgtttctgAAGAGCAGGAGGACATCAGTTAGAACAGATGTTCATTCTAGTTGATCAGGTGGCACAAAAGTCTTCCAGGAGCTGGTTTTCTGTCTTATATTGTGAAACACAACACTACAAATACTtttgaaaatagtttaaaagttatttctGCTCTATCATGCAGTGTCAGCTAAAACTTAATTTGTTGTACAACACATTGTGTGATAATTCAACTCTTCATTTCATAACCATTTGTATGCTGAGCCTAcagtagccgcgtttacatgggcaaaagtaatcggaatgaacgcctgatcggaaagaaaatgcgtcatgtaaacgcgccgttcggaatactctgccccggtcagactcattcggatcagaatttctttccgatcgagataggtgggttataccgatcgtttatccgatcgtggagcatgtaaacggtcattccgatcgtgtgtcactgctgctctggtttacgtcacgcatagacggtgtttcgctgagagaaagctttggagcgcatacgggaccgaccagctctgcggacgccccgtgaaaagcgccgctccgctctcgccccgctggctctcccctctcttacacccctcacgggggagattaggaggaggagcgctcactcggtccactggcacccgagtgagcagagcagctggattaataattttgtgtcggggggggggcttttttacgtgtgcgttttgttgttttgttatgtgtgggagaattcagactgcgagccgtcccgccgctctgggttagcggctgcaggactcaggaggagcTGTGTTCGAAGAGAGCTCaggccgctagctcacagagtggctttggggcggtctgtgtgaactttcagagcagaaataaatgtcgctcagtccttagaaagctgcagattgctgcgtttctcgcacggtcctggattttgtgtccatccatcaggctaatgatgttagcccgtgttagtctgtcctaagctttcgtccagcttaattcttccacaaaaaagcactgaccacacagattaaatataacgatgagcaaacaggcaattcataatattcatgacattaataaaagcacgtttggaagatcgtctcgtatgttaccgagctgctgcataaatgtctgtggcagcggtttgtttacaacgggacctatatccgcatccgggtgatttttacactactgcgcatgcccaaatgattcattccgaacgagagtatgagccatgggaacgtttgttctaatcggaaaaaggttttctgtgcccatgtgcacgggtgaattttaacccgaccattgatccgatcaagatattctgcccatgtgaCCGCGGCTAGTGTCTCAGCCCAAATAGTGAGATGTGGAAGAAATGCTACTTTTCAGTATTCAGTCAAGTTCAGATATTTATATTATTACTCTTTTCTGGAAACTATATTTGCTCAgctttaaaatgtactttgtcTGCAACTGATTCTATTGTGATAAACTGAGGTACATTTATTTGGTGTAAATATAAAAAGGTACTATTGCTGTCAACTATTTAAAGAGTGTTgcgacatttttatttctgagaaataaaagactatttagactttgtttctttattttcacaagCGACTAATACAAATTGAACAATGAGGTCTAGATTGGTGTTGCTGCTTTATTGGCAGTCCAGTTAtacagaaaacatgcaaaagcaCATCACAGCTTTTCCAATGAGACACCACTCTCGACCTTTAGCACACATTGATCCTCTCTAGACCAAGGTCAGTTCTCAGGTTGATCACATCAGGGAATGAACCCAAAGGTCATTTTAGAGCAGACCAATACCTCTCCTGTCTAGACTAGTTTCTCCTCAGCTGCTTTGCAGTTTCTGCTGCTCTTCCCATAAATCGGAAGAAGACATTCCAATAACACAGCAGGCAAGCCTTCTTCCTGCATTCCCATGCAGCAGACTCCCTACATCTCCACCTTGGCCTAAATCGTCGATCGTTTCGTGAACCACCACAGCTCTTCCAAGCACAGACAGCCCACCAAACAGCGTTGCTTCAGATTCTATCTGCTCACTGATTCTCCCCTCGTGGGCCACAAAGTTACCAAAGTCTCCCGGATGATTAGGGTGATCCACCCCATATGGGTTGTAATGTCCACCAGTGGAAATGCATCCTTGGCTCAGATCCCCATACTGGTGGATGTGAATGGCTCTGGACTGTGGCGACTCATCTTCAGGAAAGCCAGCGAGCTGCAGAAGGACTTGGAGTTTTCCCTGTCCGTGATCTTGCTTAAACAATGCTTGGCCGTACACTTTAGGCAGGTCATCTGGAAGGGAAGTGCTGGGGCTCACTTTGCAGGCGGCATACAGAGTGCCATTGTACTGTGAGAACTCTGGTGGGAGCAAATGATCGGTGTGCGTTGAGAAGCATTGTTGACTGCATgccagccagaccaggaaagCCATTTCCAAGACTCTTACTGACCTGAAACGAATCGAAAtagcaaaaacatttgatttaaaaacagtctACCAGGCATGAgttaaaaaatatgcatttattcCTTAAATTTCAATGCAGAATATATGTTTTAAACATTCCTGCAGCCTTTTTAATAATGCGACACCTGCGAAAGTAAAACAGATTTGACCAAGTActtcaataaaaattaaacacatAGATCCAAAGCTATGAGCATAAATCCcagaaactaacaaaaaaaaatcgagGCCATTTGataaattttgaaaaattgtttttgtaaaattatatataaaacctggcattattttaaaaaagttctaAGAAAGTGataagaaaaagtaaaacaaggaTCTAGTAATTGAAACAAAACAGTTCAAATGGATGTGCAGGCGCTCATCTATCTGGTAAAATAATATGCAACATTTTCTTACCTGTGCAAACTCATGGTCCCTGTAAATTGGtcgaaggagagaaaaaaaatattaatttgctGTTTACAGGTCGTAAAGTCCGTGTCCTCGGAATGATCGAGCAGTAAAAGTTTGCTAAATGTCCCTCAGGTTCCACTTCGTGCGTGTGAGTGGGCGTCACCGACAGGGCACTGGTGTAAAGCCAGCCCTCTCTCGTCGGACGGCTGTCAAGTGAGCCCTCTCTTAAAAACAGTGTGCCGCTTTCTTCTGTACATTACGGTAACAGCaaggactttttttaaagtaaaagcatAGTGTATGAACTGTCATTACATTCAAATGTGCATACAAACAcgcatctatctatctatctatctatctatctatctatctatctatctatctatctatctatctatctatctatctatctatctatctatctatctatctatctatctatctatctatctatctatctatctatctatctatctatctatctatctatctatctatctatctatctatctatctatctatctatctatctatctatctatctatctatctatctatctatctatctatctatctatctatctatctatctatctatctatctagataTATGAGGATATGTCTGAtgtgtaatttcaaaataagacgcAATTACAATCATGAATTGAGGAGAACTTACATTAATATTGACGTTTGtgtaaagaaaactgctagttttcagagagtcatttgacttctcactgatagtgtcccacctggtgatgtcacataaaAAGTTTCAGACAGATCAGATatgcaatttcaaaataaaacctagtTGAAAtcggctataaatgtgtttttgccacaTGTTCACATatgtctagaaaaaaaaacctgctagTTTGCCTCTCTGTAATACCAATTGTAAGCGCAATCagtatttgacaaaaaaaataacataatttttttttaatcttcacaTTTACTGGCGTGGCCACTGACCAGGGAGTGGCCTGTTTTTGTAATGACCGAACACAGCTCAATACATAAACTATTAAATTCATTAATCAATTACTAGATgaaggaaagaatgaacaaataaacaaaaactaattttaaggaaagaatgaatgaatgaacgaacaaataaataaataaacaagcaaacacaGTTGTTTTCCATTATCCTCCTAAAACTTTATTTCACATTTGGACAAGTTAGACAACCAATCAACAATCAAAATCAGCTAAATAgatacagtaaaaatgaaaaagagaagaaaagaaaaaccatgaacacttaaaagaaatttaaagttAATCTTTGAgctgacagggagccagtgcaaagattttaaaatgtgtgcaaTGTGCACCCTCTTCCTGGTTTTAGGTAAAAGGAGTGAAGTgtagcagagttctggactagctgcaCGTAATTAAAAAGGGttttctttacataaaagcATGAATTAGTAATTCCTCAGATGATGGAAGGCAGTTTTAGTTACCTGATTCAGGTGTTGGTCAAAGCTAAGATCTGCGCCTTGAATCACACAGAGGTTCCTTACTGTATCACAAACAGTCATACAGTTGGTTGACAGATAGCTTCAGAACCAACAACCAAGActtctgttttgtcctggttgagctgcaaaaagttctctcccatccacattttaatttttgaaatacagtttaaaaggttGTTCATGGGTccagtgtcatcaggagacacagctacATGCAATTGAGtttcatcagcatagctatgaaagtaAAGCCTTGTCTCCTGATGATGtcacaaagcaaaaacacatgaaTAGATTAAAAAGTGAGTGACccaggatggaaccttgagggACCCCACATGTCAGTTTGTACCTTCTAGaagaaaaattatttgaatCAACAATAAAATCTCTATATGTGAGGTAGGATTTAAACCAATTAAAAGCTCTCCCTGTAATTCCAATCATGTCGTGAAGTCTGTTTAAAAGGATAGAGCGCTCAgctgtgtcaaaggctgcactcaggtccAGTAAAGACTAAAATAGATACTTTGTTATGTCAGCATTGGACCTGAGATCATTTAAGACCCTGATAAGGGCTATCTCTGTTGAGTGTTAAGGTCTAAAACCATACTGAAACGTTTCTATCATgtcattttcttaaataaatcgTTCAGTTAAGTAAAATCAAGTTGTTCTAACATTTTACTTAAAAGTGACAGATTGGATAGCGGCTGGTAACTGTTTAGATTGAAGTCATCTAAACCACTCTTCTTCAGAATGGGTCTTACCATAGCAGTCTTTTGGGATGCAGGGAAGACTCTGGTCTGAAGAGAGCAGCATAgaattttttattaactttggaTGTGAAGACTGATTTAAAAAGTCAGGTGGGGATGGGATCAAGAGAACAAGTTTTGGTTTTCATTTGGGACATCACTTATCACTTGTCGGAGCTCTGCAGCATCAATCAAGACAAAACGATCAAGCGTTTCCTCACTGATAGGAGGACGTGCGGTGGAAAGACCAACAGGGAGTCGTTGATCCCACCCCATAAGATAGATGATCTGATGTCATCTATCTTAGTGGTAAAGTGGACTGCAAACTCCTCGCAGGTCTTACTGAGAGGTGGAGGGTGGGACCAAAGTTGAATTTAATACAAATAACAAATTTGAATCTGCAATAGggcaaagagaaaaaatgagaaaaagagtTTAGGACTGGTTGTAGAACATAAAGTGAAAAAtgtggggagaaaaaaagaaaggttccACATTGGCCAGCAAATTCCAActataaaaaagttaatttttcagTCAATAGAACAAAGAATAGGTAAATTACCTGCAGGTGGTCTAAGCATGCATTATAGATTATCATATTTAAGGTAAAATCTTTAAAGAGGCATACAAATGGCTGACAAATTAGATAGGGGTGGATGATTTTGAGCAATGGGAAACAATTCAAGTAATCATCATGGCAGAATTTATGGAAAAAGTCGATAATAAGAACGTTCGACACCAAGTTGATACCAAGAaacatgaatttatttattttaagagagAATAATTAGAAGGTAAAAAACATGAGGAAGGTTGGAAAAGTGAATCTATGGAGGACAGAGGGGGAAGAGAAGGAAAGAAAATTCCTATCAACCCTCCAGCAGGTGGCGGTAGTGAGCCGTTTCTTTCTATCACGACCGCCAGAAGAAGACCTGAAGGTGGCAGTAATGAGCTGTGGCTAGCAAAATTTTACAGAAGACGAAATCAGGAAAACGACTTGGTTACGCgtttagcttt
The sequence above is a segment of the Oryzias latipes chromosome 1, ASM223467v1 genome. Coding sequences within it:
- the LOC101172128 gene encoding coiled-coil domain-containing protein 149 isoform X1 — its product is MDPTGKSDGDWPGLLNEFIVCKQKLESKKEALLILSKELDTCQQERDQYKLMANQLRERHQALKKKYRELIDGDLSLPPEKRNQVNLAQLLRDSREKSGQLSEEVKELKQRLAEALGDNKLLRMTITKQRLGDEEIGTRHFPAHEREGLVKQLERAREENEVLEHSVKSLTDELQDVRAERDVFQQKAHRLNMEMNHIMGNSDVRILDIDALCMENRYLHERINQFQEEVNLLKANLTKYKSALESRKISKINGRPNSSALTGVLSAKQVKELLLSEENGCSLPVTPQSISDLKSLATALLETIHEKNMVIQHQRQINKVLGNRVAELEMKLKTIEISGLWRLPGLSYNVSLGVCERGRDGSSVNSGRVESCVSPGHKGDEVCNDEPASQHSSEALEDVCETEAESAFQASTQPVTRTEVSRQRASQSSPEEEATAPPCDVPQGEDRHENDPSREKTDLMVSATKTERQSDSSGSESHLPPDTRPLSEDSEPVGVGHADPTGAEETVESLITNENISVVSEEQEDIS
- the LOC101172128 gene encoding coiled-coil domain-containing protein 149 isoform X2; the encoded protein is MDPTGKSDGDWPGLLNEFIVCKQKLESKKEALLILSKELDTCQQERDQYKLMANQLRERHQALKKKYRELIDGDLSLPPEKRNQVNLAQLLRDSREKSGQLSEEVKELKQRLAEALGDNKLLRMTITKQRLGDEEIGTRHFPAHEREGLVKQLERAREENEVLEHSVKSLTDELQDVRAERDVFQQKAHRLNMEMNHIMGNSDVRILDIDALCMENRYLHERINQFQEEVNLLKANLTKYKSALESRKISKINGRPNSSALTGVLSAKQVKELLLSEENGCSLPVTPQSISDLKSLATALLETIHEKNMVIQHQRQINKVLGNRVAELEMKLKTIEISGLWRLPGVCERGRDGSSVNSGRVESCVSPGHKGDEVCNDEPASQHSSEALEDVCETEAESAFQASTQPVTRTEVSRQRASQSSPEEEATAPPCDVPQGEDRHENDPSREKTDLMVSATKTERQSDSSGSESHLPPDTRPLSEDSEPVGVGHADPTGAEETVESLITNENISVVSEEQEDIS
- the sod3 gene encoding extracellular superoxide dismutase [Cu-Zn] yields the protein MSLHRSVRVLEMAFLVWLACSQQCFSTHTDHLLPPEFSQYNGTLYAACKVSPSTSLPDDLPKVYGQALFKQDHGQGKLQVLLQLAGFPEDESPQSRAIHIHQYGDLSQGCISTGGHYNPYGVDHPNHPGDFGNFVAHEGRISEQIESEATLFGGLSVLGRAVVVHETIDDLGQGGDVGSLLHGNAGRRLACCVIGMSSSDLWEEQQKLQSS
- the LOC101172128 gene encoding coiled-coil domain-containing protein 149 isoform X3, with protein sequence MDPTGKSDGDWPGLLNEFIVCKQKLESKKEALLILSKELDTCQQERDQYKLMANQLRERHQALKKKYRELIDGDLSLPPEKRNQVNLAQLLRDSREKSGQLSEEVKELKQRLAEALGDNKLLRMTITKQRLGDEEIGTRHFPAHEREGLVKQLERAREENEVLEHSVKSLTDELQDVRAERDVFQQKAHRLNMEMNHIMGNSDVRILDIDALCMENRYLHERINQFQEEVNLLKANLTKYKSALESRKISKINGRPNSSALTGVLSAKQVKELLLSEENGCSLPVTPQSISDLKSLATALLETIHEKNMVIQHQRQINKVLGNRVAELEMKLKTIEISGLWRLPGGRDGSSVNSGRVESCVSPGHKGDEVCNDEPASQHSSEALEDVCETEAESAFQASTQPVTRTEVSRQRASQSSPEEEATAPPCDVPQGEDRHENDPSREKTDLMVSATKTERQSDSSGSESHLPPDTRPLSEDSEPVGVGHADPTGAEETVESLITNENISVVSEEQEDIS